The DNA window ATTCTTAAAAAAGACAGGTTAGGTATGAACAACGAACTCGTGGAAGGATTGAAAGATCTGAAGACTGGTGCTCTGCTAAATTTGTTAGCGATGCTACTGATTTTCTTCGGAATGGGAATTATGTTCGCGACTTTCGGATTTACTCCAATGAGAGAGATTAAGCCGGAAGAGTTTCTCGGAATGATGGCTGTTTTCGGCATTTTCGCCCTTCTTTTCCTTTTGGCGATAATTTTGAGTTTAGCGAGCTTCATCATGTACTTCAAAGCCACGGGACACCTGAAAAATTACGATGAGAGGTACGGAGTTGGAAGAAAGGGGATGATTCTTGAAATAATAGGCAGTATTTTGATACTCGCATCTTTTATCCCGCTTACGGCAACTGGAACCACTAAAGAATTTCACTACGCAACCTTCGAGATACTTGCGGCATTCTCGCTTGTATTCGCAGGAGCCATCGCTTTAATAGTGGGAGCAATTCTTTTCGGGATTATGCTGATGAGGCTTGAGGAAGTTGAAAGCGATTTCAAAGTTGCTGGAATACTCTATTTCCTCGGAATGATACTGAGCTTTTTCACAGGAATTATTGGGGTGCTGATCGGAATAGCAACTACAGCTCTAATTTACATCAGCGCAAAAAGCGCTTTAAAGAGGATATCCGCTGCTTGAAGAGAAAATGTTTTATCCAATCCCGTATTACTTATATTCGACCCCAGCGGGGAGGGGTGTGGAGAGAGCTAAGCTTTCGATGAAGCTCCCTGCAAGGCTGGGGTTACACCATGCCGATAGGTCCCCTGGTGAGAGAGCCCTGGCTTTCGATGACCCTGGGGCAACCCGGGCATGGGACAAAGCCCCGAGAGGTCAGCCGTTTGAGAGAGCGCAGCTTTCGATGATATACGGCGTTACACTCGGGGCACAGGAATTAGAAAACCTTTTTGAGTAAATCTTCGAACTCCTCTCTTCTGATAACTCTTCCGTGCCCCGGATAGAGTTTCTCAAACTCAAATTTCAAAACCTTCCTCAGGCTCCTTCTGTATTCTTCGTCGTTCCAGTTGAAGTTTTTCGAGGACAACGTTGGATTGTCACTAAAGACTTTACATCTAACGAGATCTCCGCAAATAAGCGAGTCACCGACGAGAATGGAAATGCTTCCTTCAGTGTGTCCGGGAGTGTGGATTATTTCGAGATCTTTTAACTCCTCTACGCTTTCAACCTCCTCAAGATACTTTGGCTTCTTTATGCTTTCGTAAAACCTCGCAAAAGACCCTATCAAGCCCTTGTATTCGTGTTTCTTAATTCCTTTAAGATATTCGAACTCTTTCGGATGTGCGTATACCTTGCTCTTCAAAATTTTCGAAAGAGCGCGAGCTGAGCCCATGTGATCGAAGTGGGAGTGCGTGAGAATAATTCCTTCGCATTCCTTAACAGCTTCGGCAATTCTCCTTTCATTCCCCGGTAATCCGGTATCTACGACGTATTTCTTTCCATCAACTACTACGAGGTAAACGTTACAGCCTTTCGCCTTTATCAGTTCCACCATGTTACGAGATCTTTTGAATGTATTTATTAACATTGAGGGGAAAT is part of the Ferroglobus placidus DSM 10642 genome and encodes:
- a CDS encoding DUF973 family protein codes for the protein MNNELVEGLKDLKTGALLNLLAMLLIFFGMGIMFATFGFTPMREIKPEEFLGMMAVFGIFALLFLLAIILSLASFIMYFKATGHLKNYDERYGVGRKGMILEIIGSILILASFIPLTATGTTKEFHYATFEILAAFSLVFAGAIALIVGAILFGIMLMRLEEVESDFKVAGILYFLGMILSFFTGIIGVLIGIATTALIYISAKSALKRISAA
- a CDS encoding MBL fold metallo-hydrolase codes for the protein MVELIKAKGCNVYLVVVDGKKYVVDTGLPGNERRIAEAVKECEGIILTHSHFDHMGSARALSKILKSKVYAHPKEFEYLKGIKKHEYKGLIGSFARFYESIKKPKYLEEVESVEELKDLEIIHTPGHTEGSISILVGDSLICGDLVRCKVFSDNPTLSSKNFNWNDEEYRRSLRKVLKFEFEKLYPGHGRVIRREEFEDLLKKVF